In a single window of the Flavivirga spongiicola genome:
- a CDS encoding enoyl-CoA hydratase/isomerase family protein yields MSYTNILSEENNNGITTITINRPKKLNALNKETIQELHAAFKEADLDKKTKVIIVTGSGEKAFVAGADISEFANYSIEEGKMLASKGQELLFDFIENLSTPTIAAINGFALGGGLELAMACHFRVASTNAKMGLPEVSLGVIPGYGGTQRLPQLVGKGRAMELIMTAGMIDANKALNDGLVNHVVTLEELLPFCEKIAGKIARNSSVAISAAIKAINANFKDGVNGFDTEIQEFGNCFGSEDFTEGTTAFLEKRKADFPGR; encoded by the coding sequence ATGAGTTACACTAACATACTATCAGAAGAGAATAATAATGGTATTACTACCATAACCATTAATCGTCCAAAGAAGCTAAATGCGCTTAATAAGGAGACGATTCAGGAGTTACATGCCGCTTTTAAAGAAGCAGATCTAGATAAAAAAACCAAAGTTATTATTGTGACGGGTAGTGGAGAAAAAGCTTTTGTTGCGGGCGCTGATATTAGTGAGTTTGCAAATTACAGTATTGAAGAAGGTAAAATGTTGGCGTCTAAAGGGCAAGAATTGCTATTTGATTTTATCGAAAATTTATCTACACCAACCATTGCTGCAATAAATGGTTTTGCGCTTGGTGGTGGACTAGAATTAGCCATGGCGTGCCATTTTAGAGTGGCAAGTACTAATGCTAAAATGGGATTGCCAGAAGTCTCACTTGGTGTTATTCCGGGTTATGGTGGTACCCAGCGTTTACCACAATTGGTAGGGAAAGGACGTGCTATGGAACTTATAATGACCGCTGGAATGATTGATGCAAATAAAGCTTTAAATGATGGGTTGGTAAATCATGTAGTTACCTTAGAAGAGCTGCTTCCTTTTTGTGAAAAAATAGCTGGTAAAATAGCGCGTAATTCATCGGTGGCTATTAGTGCCGCTATTAAAGCTATAAATGCCAATTTTAAAGATGGTGTTAATGGTTTCGATACCGAAATTCAGGAATTTGGTAATTGTTTTGGTAGTGAAGATTTTACAGAAGGTACTACAGCGTTTTTAGAAAAGCGAAAAGCAGATTTTCCCGGGAGGTAG
- a CDS encoding protein-disulfide reductase DsbD domain-containing protein yields the protein MKKILALVFLITSMGYSQILEPVKWSTSVKKVSNLEYDVIIDATIKPNYHLYSLKVPEGGPLPTVFIFEENKDYELVGSMTEDKGHTAFDPVFELNIKYFENSAIFKQRIKLKNKKATTITGEIEFMTCNDASCVPGYDDFEIAI from the coding sequence ATGAAAAAAATACTTGCATTAGTCTTTTTAATAACCTCCATGGGGTATTCGCAAATTTTAGAACCAGTTAAGTGGTCAACTAGCGTAAAAAAAGTTTCTAATTTGGAATACGATGTCATTATAGATGCGACGATAAAACCAAACTATCATTTATATTCGTTAAAAGTGCCTGAAGGCGGGCCATTACCAACGGTTTTTATTTTTGAAGAGAATAAAGATTATGAGTTAGTTGGAAGCATGACAGAAGATAAAGGGCATACTGCTTTTGATCCTGTTTTTGAATTAAACATTAAATATTTTGAAAATTCTGCGATTTTTAAACAACGTATTAAACTAAAAAATAAAAAAGCAACGACAATTACTGGGGAAATTGAATTTATGACTTGTAATGATGCTAGTTGTGTTCCGGGATATGATGATTTTGAAATTGCTATTTAG
- a CDS encoding sensor histidine kinase, which yields MKLRKLSLRTRIFLAMILLVLLASVLISAVAIYQYKEERQEYHIGRLERKEENIQTHLKRVLNGRQNTWEVKTENIPLIFKNEIYNVADIHKLQINLYDLEGTLLISSKAELQNNAAPECLEADVLNAISNTAAHRFVDKHKENGETYQSSYTYLTDQRSKPIAILNLPYLEKDDFLSKELEEFLRRIAYAYMFILLMAIGIAFLLSKYITKSLKTISDKINTTRLEKRNKKIEVNDTSEEISTLVNSYNSMIDELEESAVQLAKSEREQAWREMAKQVAHEIKNPLTPMRLTVQNFQRKFDPNDENIHSKLDEYSKTLIQQIDTMSSIASAFSNFAKMPAQQNETLNVVKIVKLALDIFNEDYIFFTAESEKIIAKFDRTQLIRVVTNLVKNGIQAMPENQTPRIVINVGTKDNDVTISVADNGLGISEENEAKVFEPKFTTKTSGMGLGLAMVKKIVETYDGTITFKSEKDKGTTFNVTFPKE from the coding sequence ATGAAACTAAGAAAACTATCTTTACGTACCCGTATTTTTTTAGCAATGATATTGCTGGTTTTATTAGCCTCAGTTCTTATTTCGGCTGTAGCGATCTATCAATATAAGGAAGAACGACAGGAGTATCATATAGGACGTTTAGAGCGTAAAGAGGAAAACATTCAAACCCATCTTAAGCGTGTTTTAAATGGCAGACAAAACACTTGGGAAGTAAAAACAGAGAATATCCCGTTAATTTTTAAAAATGAAATATATAACGTAGCAGATATTCATAAACTTCAAATTAACTTATATGATTTGGAGGGTACCTTATTAATATCATCTAAAGCAGAATTACAAAATAATGCTGCTCCAGAATGTCTTGAAGCTGATGTTTTAAATGCTATTTCTAATACTGCGGCACATAGATTTGTAGATAAACATAAGGAAAACGGAGAAACATATCAATCATCATATACCTATCTTACGGATCAAAGATCTAAACCTATAGCCATATTAAATTTACCATATTTAGAAAAAGACGATTTCCTTTCAAAAGAGCTTGAAGAATTTCTAAGGCGGATAGCATACGCCTACATGTTTATTTTACTTATGGCTATTGGTATTGCGTTTTTACTATCTAAATACATCACAAAGTCTTTAAAAACAATTAGTGATAAAATTAATACGACAAGATTAGAAAAACGTAATAAGAAGATAGAAGTCAATGATACGAGCGAGGAAATTTCCACTTTGGTAAATTCGTATAATAGTATGATTGACGAACTTGAAGAAAGTGCTGTGCAATTAGCCAAAAGTGAAAGGGAACAAGCCTGGAGAGAAATGGCAAAACAAGTAGCACACGAAATTAAAAACCCACTGACGCCTATGCGTTTAACGGTGCAAAACTTTCAACGTAAATTTGATCCAAATGATGAAAATATTCATTCCAAATTAGATGAATACAGTAAAACGCTCATTCAACAAATAGATACTATGAGTTCTATTGCATCTGCATTTTCAAACTTTGCAAAGATGCCAGCACAGCAAAATGAAACTTTAAATGTTGTAAAAATCGTAAAACTGGCATTGGATATTTTTAATGAAGATTATATCTTTTTTACCGCAGAATCCGAAAAAATTATTGCGAAATTTGATAGGACACAATTAATTCGAGTAGTTACAAACTTGGTGAAAAATGGTATTCAGGCCATGCCGGAAAATCAAACACCAAGAATCGTTATTAATGTAGGGACGAAGGACAATGATGTCACTATTTCAGTTGCAGATAACGGTTTGGGTATTTCAGAAGAGAATGAAGCTAAAGTTTTTGAGCCTAAGTTTACGACAAAAACAAGTGGTATGGGGCTTGGTTTAGCAATGGTGAAAAAGATAGTAGAAACCTATGATGGAACCATAACGTTCAAATCTGAAAAAGATAAAGGCACTACGTTTAATGTGACTTTTCCTAAAGAATAA
- a CDS encoding CopD family protein produces MAYYFYLKAFHVIFVITWFAGLFYIPRLFVYQIEAFHKPSPDKEILGKQLKLMAKRLWFIITWPSAILALLFGLILFYLNPALLNQDWMQVKLVFVGVLIIYHLLTHVYFKHLQNDLVTVTSSFMRLWNEGATFILFAVVFLVILKNAINWIWGIIGIIVLGILIMLGYKVYKNIRAKNPDA; encoded by the coding sequence ATGGCATATTATTTTTATTTAAAAGCGTTTCATGTTATTTTTGTTATAACCTGGTTTGCCGGGTTATTCTACATTCCGCGATTATTTGTATACCAAATAGAAGCGTTTCACAAACCGTCACCAGATAAAGAAATCTTAGGCAAACAGCTTAAGCTTATGGCAAAGCGTTTGTGGTTTATTATTACATGGCCATCAGCCATTTTAGCTTTGTTATTTGGTTTAATCTTGTTTTATTTGAACCCTGCACTACTCAATCAAGATTGGATGCAGGTAAAACTAGTCTTTGTTGGGGTGCTAATTATATATCACCTTTTAACACATGTGTATTTCAAGCACCTTCAAAACGATTTGGTTACAGTAACGTCAAGTTTTATGCGTCTATGGAACGAAGGTGCTACTTTTATCCTATTTGCGGTGGTTTTTTTAGTGATCTTAAAAAATGCCATCAATTGGATCTGGGGTATTATAGGGATCATCGTTTTAGGGATTCTTATCATGTTAGGGTATAAAGTTTATAAAAACATAAGAGCAAAAAACCCAGATGCTTAG
- the hemH gene encoding ferrochelatase, whose product MKKGVLLVNLGSPDSPEPKDVKKYLGEFLMDERVIDIPLAARTLLVKGIILKTRPKASAAAYKKIWWDEGSPLIVLSERLQNKIQKQVDVPVALAMRYGSMTIKKGLQELVDKGVDEVLLFPLYPQFAMATTETITVLVEELRQQYFPNLKIESVPAFYNKPDYIEVLSNSIKNHLQGKNYEHLLFSYHGVPERHIRKSDVTKSHCKIDGSCCATPSKAHEYCYRHQCYEVTRLVAKKLEFEADMYSTSFQSRLGFDPWLLPYTDRTIERLAKQGVKNMAIVTPAFVSDCLETLEEIAMEGQEIFHEMGGKDFTTVPCLNDDDAFVNLLSKWITKWIKTPVEIS is encoded by the coding sequence ATGAAAAAAGGAGTTTTACTAGTCAACCTTGGTTCTCCGGATAGTCCAGAACCAAAAGATGTAAAAAAGTATTTAGGTGAGTTTTTAATGGATGAGCGGGTTATTGATATTCCGCTCGCTGCCAGAACATTATTAGTTAAAGGCATTATTTTAAAGACACGACCAAAAGCATCGGCGGCAGCTTATAAAAAAATATGGTGGGATGAAGGCTCGCCTTTAATTGTATTGTCTGAAAGGCTTCAAAATAAAATTCAAAAACAAGTAGATGTTCCTGTTGCGTTAGCTATGCGTTATGGGAGTATGACCATTAAAAAAGGGCTGCAGGAATTAGTAGATAAAGGTGTTGATGAGGTCTTGTTGTTTCCCTTGTATCCTCAGTTTGCTATGGCAACTACGGAAACCATTACAGTATTAGTTGAAGAATTACGTCAGCAATATTTTCCGAATTTAAAAATAGAGTCTGTTCCTGCATTTTATAATAAACCTGATTATATCGAGGTACTTTCTAACTCAATAAAAAATCATTTGCAAGGCAAAAATTACGAGCATTTATTGTTTTCATATCATGGTGTCCCAGAACGTCATATTAGAAAAAGCGACGTTACAAAATCGCATTGTAAAATAGACGGTAGTTGTTGTGCTACTCCATCTAAAGCCCATGAATATTGTTATAGACATCAATGTTACGAAGTGACCAGACTGGTTGCCAAAAAGTTGGAGTTTGAAGCCGATATGTACTCCACATCTTTTCAGTCACGTTTAGGCTTCGACCCTTGGTTACTTCCTTATACAGATAGAACTATTGAGCGTTTAGCTAAACAAGGTGTAAAAAACATGGCCATTGTAACACCTGCATTTGTTAGCGATTGTTTAGAAACCCTTGAAGAAATAGCGATGGAAGGACAAGAGATTTTTCATGAAATGGGCGGCAAAGATTTTACAACCGTTCCTTGTTTGAATGACGATGATGCATTTGTTAATCTACTTTCAAAGTGGATTACGAAATGGATAAAAACACCTGTTGAAATTAGCTAA
- a CDS encoding helix-turn-helix transcriptional regulator, whose amino-acid sequence MKDEINNNKSVAQSSFDETKVDDGALVLTFKNESNEVQSLAKEIDSDYIQFHFCVKGTSRFVFNEGRYALNILEENSLLLYNPQRDLPINLQMDPNSWMVSILISIKNFHGLFSDEAGYITFLSDDNKDKKYYKDGVISPSMAIVLNQLINYNLNQSIKNLYFKGKAYELLSLYFNRSEDADVEQCPFLVDEANVIKIRKAKEIVIARMAEPPSLQELADEIGLNLKKLKEGFKQIYGDSVFSFLFDYKMEVARKLLESGDNNVNEVGLKVGYSTSSHFIAAFKKKYGTTPKKYVMSLSS is encoded by the coding sequence ATGAAAGACGAAATTAACAATAATAAAAGTGTCGCTCAAAGTTCTTTTGATGAAACAAAGGTAGATGATGGTGCTTTGGTGCTTACATTCAAAAATGAATCAAATGAGGTGCAATCTCTTGCTAAAGAAATAGATAGCGATTATATTCAATTTCATTTTTGCGTAAAGGGTACAAGTCGGTTTGTTTTTAATGAAGGAAGATATGCATTGAATATTTTAGAAGAGAATTCATTATTACTATACAATCCCCAGCGCGATTTACCAATAAATTTACAAATGGATCCTAATTCCTGGATGGTTTCGATTTTAATATCTATTAAAAATTTTCACGGGCTATTTTCTGATGAAGCTGGTTATATTACTTTTTTAAGTGATGATAATAAGGATAAAAAATATTATAAGGATGGTGTTATTTCACCTTCTATGGCAATTGTCTTAAATCAATTAATAAATTATAACCTGAATCAATCTATTAAAAACCTTTATTTTAAAGGGAAGGCATATGAGCTTTTAAGTTTATATTTTAATAGAAGTGAAGATGCCGATGTTGAACAATGCCCATTCTTAGTAGATGAAGCTAATGTTATTAAAATTAGAAAAGCCAAAGAAATCGTTATTGCTCGTATGGCTGAACCTCCCAGTTTACAGGAGTTAGCAGATGAGATAGGGTTAAATCTTAAAAAACTGAAAGAGGGTTTTAAGCAAATTTATGGTGATTCAGTATTTAGTTTTTTATTTGATTACAAAATGGAAGTTGCCAGAAAATTATTAGAATCCGGTGATAATAATGTGAATGAAGTGGGACTTAAAGTGGGGTATAGCACTTCTAGTCATTTTATAGCAGCTTTTAAAAAGAAATATGGTACAACGCCTAAAAAATATGTAATGTCATTATCTTCGTAA
- the hemA gene encoding glutamyl-tRNA reductase yields the protein MQKYNISRSNYFYAIGLSYKKADADIRGRFSLSDEGKLALLDQAKENDIESLVVTSTCNRTEIYGFAQHPFQLIQLLCDNTRGTVEEFQEVAYIYKNKDAIAHMFRVGSGLDSQILGDFEIISQLKISARSSKKHGLLNPFSERLVNAVIQASKRIKTETNISSGATSVSFASVQYIFNSVEDVSNKNILLFGTGKIGRNTCENLVKHTENEQITLINRTKGKAELIAGKFDLIVKDYANLQEEINNSDILIVATGAQRPTIDKHIIQSERPLLILDLSIPKNVDANVEELDNVTLVHLDDLSKITDKTLEERKKHIPIAESIIEEVKTEFNGWLETRKFAPTIKALKHKLANFAAAELETQRKKNADFNEAQAELISSNIIQKITNHFAHHLKDDNISTDESLELIKKVFQLEPTTHV from the coding sequence ATGCAGAAGTACAATATATCAAGAAGTAATTACTTTTATGCCATTGGTTTGAGTTATAAAAAAGCCGATGCAGACATAAGGGGGCGCTTTAGTTTAAGTGATGAGGGCAAATTAGCTTTACTTGATCAAGCCAAAGAAAATGATATTGAAAGTTTGGTGGTCACATCTACCTGTAACCGAACTGAAATTTATGGTTTTGCGCAACATCCCTTTCAATTAATCCAACTGCTTTGTGATAATACAAGAGGTACGGTTGAAGAATTTCAGGAAGTAGCATACATATATAAAAATAAAGACGCCATTGCACATATGTTTCGTGTAGGTTCAGGTTTAGATAGTCAGATTCTTGGAGATTTTGAAATTATTAGCCAATTAAAGATCAGTGCGCGTTCTTCAAAAAAACATGGGTTACTTAATCCTTTTTCGGAACGGTTAGTGAACGCTGTAATCCAAGCTAGTAAACGCATAAAGACCGAAACCAATATTTCATCCGGAGCAACTTCGGTCTCTTTTGCATCAGTTCAATATATTTTTAATTCGGTTGAAGATGTTTCAAACAAAAACATTTTACTTTTTGGAACGGGAAAAATTGGCAGAAACACTTGTGAAAACCTTGTAAAACATACCGAAAATGAACAAATCACTTTAATTAACAGAACTAAAGGCAAAGCAGAATTAATTGCCGGAAAGTTTGATTTGATCGTTAAGGATTATGCTAACTTACAGGAAGAGATTAACAACTCTGATATTTTAATTGTTGCTACAGGAGCTCAACGCCCTACCATTGACAAGCATATTATTCAATCTGAAAGACCGCTTTTAATTTTAGATTTGTCGATTCCAAAAAACGTTGACGCCAATGTTGAAGAATTAGACAATGTCACCTTAGTTCATTTAGACGATTTATCTAAAATTACAGATAAAACTTTAGAAGAAAGGAAAAAGCATATTCCTATTGCAGAATCTATTATAGAAGAAGTAAAAACAGAGTTTAATGGGTGGTTAGAAACCAGAAAGTTTGCCCCAACCATTAAAGCCTTAAAACATAAGCTTGCTAATTTTGCTGCCGCCGAATTAGAAACACAGCGCAAAAAAAATGCTGATTTCAATGAAGCACAAGCGGAATTAATTAGCAGCAACATCATTCAAAAAATAACCAATCATTTTGCGCATCATTTAAAAGATGACAATATTTCTACTGATGAGAGTCTAGAACTTATAAAAAAAGTGTTTCAGCTAGAACCAACTACACATGTCTAA
- the hemC gene encoding hydroxymethylbilane synthase, translating to MSKTIRIGTRDSELALWQAKIVQQQLENLGYKTQLVPVKSTGDLVLDKPLYELGITGIFTRTLDIAMLNHDIDIAVHSLKDVPTVLPKGIIQAAVLKRGNVNDTLVFKNNEEFLGSKEAIIATGSLRRRAQWLNRFPTHKIVDLRGNVNSRLQKLEDNAHWNGAIFAAAGIGRIGIRPEEAINLDWMIPAPAQGAIMITALEEDDFVKTACAELNHEETEICTTIEREFLNKLEGGCTAPIGALAYIKNEEINFKGVLLSTDGTKRIDVTRVKKLGEHNDVAAFCADFIIERGGKRLMDSIKKANKKTNVYSTKSFTEDQRLLFHEKITSESTDFIKISLNRIHPRFLKNEIRNIIITSKNAVESLITNYSSTELQFKNIYCVGRRTKRLVENRIGKVTHFEKNAKKLAEYLVEYMEGAEVTYFCSDLRLDDLPTILTENNIKVNEVEAYQTKFDGIKVDDSVECVMFYSPSTVQSFVQKNDTDIIAFCIGDTTAKEAKKHFKDVRIAKVPTVESVIELVNEHYV from the coding sequence ATGTCTAAAACCATTAGAATTGGTACGCGCGATAGTGAATTAGCACTATGGCAGGCCAAAATAGTACAACAACAACTCGAAAACCTAGGGTATAAAACACAATTAGTTCCTGTAAAATCTACTGGCGATTTAGTATTAGATAAGCCTTTGTACGAATTAGGAATTACTGGTATTTTTACCAGAACCTTAGATATTGCCATGTTAAATCATGACATTGATATTGCAGTTCATTCTCTAAAAGATGTGCCAACCGTTTTACCTAAAGGCATTATACAAGCAGCCGTATTAAAACGAGGCAATGTAAATGACACATTGGTATTTAAAAACAATGAAGAGTTTTTAGGTTCTAAAGAAGCTATTATAGCAACGGGAAGCCTGCGCAGGCGTGCCCAATGGCTCAATAGGTTTCCAACACATAAAATTGTTGATTTACGAGGCAATGTGAATTCGCGTTTACAAAAACTAGAAGATAATGCCCATTGGAATGGTGCTATTTTTGCAGCTGCTGGTATTGGCCGTATCGGTATAAGACCCGAAGAAGCGATTAATTTAGATTGGATGATTCCTGCTCCAGCTCAAGGTGCTATTATGATAACAGCTTTAGAGGAAGATGATTTTGTCAAAACTGCCTGTGCTGAATTAAATCATGAAGAAACCGAAATTTGTACCACTATTGAACGTGAGTTTTTAAATAAATTAGAAGGCGGTTGCACAGCTCCCATTGGCGCACTCGCTTATATTAAAAACGAAGAAATCAACTTTAAGGGCGTGTTACTAAGTACAGATGGCACTAAAAGAATTGATGTTACTCGCGTAAAAAAACTAGGCGAACATAATGACGTAGCAGCATTTTGTGCCGATTTCATTATAGAACGAGGAGGCAAGCGTTTAATGGATAGCATTAAGAAAGCTAATAAAAAAACAAACGTCTATTCAACAAAATCGTTCACAGAAGACCAACGACTTCTCTTTCATGAAAAAATAACTTCGGAAAGCACCGATTTCATAAAAATAAGCTTAAATAGAATCCATCCCAGGTTCTTGAAAAACGAAATTCGGAATATAATCATCACCAGTAAAAATGCAGTAGAATCTTTAATTACTAACTATTCTTCAACAGAATTGCAGTTTAAAAATATATATTGTGTTGGTAGACGCACGAAGCGTTTGGTAGAAAACAGGATAGGTAAAGTAACGCATTTTGAAAAAAACGCAAAAAAGCTAGCAGAGTACTTAGTTGAGTATATGGAAGGCGCCGAAGTCACTTATTTTTGCAGCGATTTAAGGTTAGATGATTTACCTACTATTTTAACTGAAAACAATATAAAAGTAAATGAAGTAGAAGCTTACCAAACTAAGTTTGATGGTATAAAAGTAGATGATTCTGTTGAATGTGTTATGTTTTACAGCCCATCGACCGTACAAAGTTTTGTGCAAAAAAATGACACAGATATTATTGCCTTTTGTATTGGAGATACCACAGCAAAAGAAGCAAAAAAACATTTTAAAGATGTTAGAATAGCTAAAGTCCCAACCGTGGAGAGTGTGATTGAGTTGGTGAATGAACATTATGTATAA
- the hemE gene encoding uroporphyrinogen decarboxylase — translation MIKNDLFLRALKGETVNRPPVWMMRQAGRYLPEFIAIREKYDFFTRCRTPELASEITVQPIRRYGMDAAILFSDILVIPQAMNIEVQMKPNFGPYLPNPVRTQKDVDNVIVPDVTVELDYVYQAIKATKELLNDDIPLIGFAGSPWTILCYCVQGQGSKTFDKAKEFCFTNPIAAHQLLQKITDTTIAYLKEKVKAGVNAVQIFDSWGGMLSPVDYQEFSWQYINQIIEALKDDAPVIAFGKGCWFALGDMAKSNASALGVDWTCSPRNARYLSGGNITLQGNFDPSRLLSPPSEIKKMVHQMINEFGKDKYIVNLGHGILPNIPLDHAKAFIDAVKEYSPS, via the coding sequence ATGATTAAAAACGATTTATTTTTAAGAGCTTTAAAAGGAGAAACAGTTAATCGTCCACCCGTTTGGATGATGCGTCAAGCAGGGCGCTACCTACCAGAATTTATAGCCATTCGTGAGAAATACGATTTCTTCACACGTTGTAGAACACCTGAATTAGCTAGTGAAATCACCGTACAACCTATTCGACGTTACGGCATGGATGCTGCCATTTTATTCAGTGATATTTTGGTTATTCCACAAGCTATGAATATCGAAGTACAAATGAAACCTAATTTTGGTCCATATTTACCAAATCCTGTACGTACTCAAAAGGATGTTGATAATGTAATTGTTCCAGACGTCACAGTAGAATTAGACTATGTATATCAAGCCATAAAAGCTACGAAAGAATTACTTAATGATGATATTCCATTAATTGGGTTTGCAGGTTCACCATGGACTATTTTATGCTATTGTGTACAAGGTCAAGGAAGCAAAACCTTCGATAAGGCCAAAGAATTTTGTTTTACCAACCCAATAGCCGCACACCAATTACTTCAAAAAATAACCGATACAACCATCGCTTATTTAAAAGAAAAAGTAAAAGCTGGTGTTAATGCCGTTCAAATATTTGACTCTTGGGGAGGCATGTTATCACCTGTCGATTATCAAGAATTCTCCTGGCAATACATTAATCAAATTATTGAAGCTTTAAAGGATGATGCCCCGGTAATTGCTTTTGGTAAAGGCTGCTGGTTTGCACTTGGCGATATGGCAAAAAGTAACGCCTCTGCTTTAGGTGTAGACTGGACCTGTTCACCAAGAAATGCACGTTATTTATCAGGCGGAAACATTACGCTTCAAGGTAATTTTGATCCCTCTCGTTTACTGTCACCTCCTTCAGAAATAAAGAAAATGGTACATCAAATGATTAATGAATTTGGTAAAGACAAATACATCGTAAATCTAGGTCATGGGATTTTACCCAACATTCCGTTAGACCATGCCAAGGCATTTATAGATGCAGTGAAAGAATATAGCCCCTCTTAA
- a CDS encoding EI24 domain-containing protein codes for MIKNIILGIKAYFGAFSLISKLKLWKYFAIPMLISFVTAILIFTTAYGLSDNVGAFISKIWIWDWGKETFTTISSFIGGLFIIVIGLILFKHIIMALSAPFMSPVSEKIEAYLTGNTSHTHRKTTFLQQLWRGIRINGRNLFMELLLTIPILLLKFIPFVNIFSTILLFLVQAYYAGFGNMDYTLERHFKYQKSTSFVRKNRGLAIGNGIIFILFLLIPVIGVILVLPLSVTAATTKTVEVLQLKTTPQNA; via the coding sequence ATGATTAAAAACATAATATTAGGAATCAAAGCCTATTTTGGTGCTTTTAGTTTAATATCTAAACTAAAACTTTGGAAATATTTTGCAATTCCTATGCTGATAAGTTTTGTAACTGCTATCCTTATTTTCACTACGGCTTATGGATTGTCTGATAATGTTGGTGCATTTATTTCAAAAATTTGGATTTGGGATTGGGGAAAAGAAACTTTTACAACCATTAGTTCTTTTATTGGAGGGCTCTTTATTATTGTTATCGGATTAATCCTTTTTAAGCATATCATCATGGCACTATCTGCGCCATTTATGAGTCCGGTTTCCGAAAAAATAGAAGCATACTTAACAGGAAACACATCACACACGCATAGAAAAACAACATTTTTACAACAACTTTGGCGCGGTATAAGAATTAATGGGAGAAATTTATTCATGGAGTTACTATTAACCATTCCTATACTGCTTTTAAAATTCATCCCTTTTGTCAATATATTTTCTACCATATTACTATTTTTAGTTCAAGCTTATTATGCTGGTTTTGGTAATATGGATTATACATTAGAGCGTCATTTTAAATATCAAAAAAGCACTTCTTTTGTTAGAAAAAATCGCGGACTAGCCATCGGTAATGGTATTATATTTATCTTATTTTTATTGATCCCTGTTATTGGTGTTATATTAGTATTACCATTATCTGTAACAGCAGCAACAACAAAAACAGTAGAAGTACTTCAATTAAAAACCACGCCACAAAATGCTTAA
- a CDS encoding GNAT family N-acetyltransferase has protein sequence MLKFNAYNIAPIEIQDAWSLCNFIVANEDRLKRYFPKTLEQNLTPDLSKFFVQKKVKQFSLKEELLFTIKKNESGELVGLVYLKELDWDKKQGEFAYCIGYPFERKGIITKSINTLSEYAFTNLGLETLQIIAHKDNIASVKVAEKCNFIWKRTLNNEFTPSGEKPLNMELYELYNEIEI, from the coding sequence ATGCTTAAGTTTAATGCGTATAACATAGCACCTATTGAAATACAAGACGCCTGGAGTTTATGTAATTTTATTGTTGCAAATGAAGACCGATTAAAACGCTATTTTCCCAAAACATTAGAACAAAATTTAACGCCCGATTTATCCAAATTCTTTGTCCAAAAAAAAGTAAAACAATTTAGTTTAAAAGAAGAATTATTATTTACAATCAAAAAAAATGAATCTGGTGAATTAGTTGGTTTGGTTTATTTAAAAGAACTTGACTGGGATAAAAAGCAAGGTGAATTTGCCTATTGTATTGGATATCCTTTTGAAAGAAAAGGAATCATCACTAAATCTATTAATACATTATCAGAATATGCCTTTACAAACTTAGGCCTTGAGACGCTTCAAATCATTGCCCATAAAGACAATATAGCAAGCGTAAAAGTTGCTGAAAAATGTAATTTTATTTGGAAAAGAACCTTGAATAATGAGTTTACGCCATCTGGAGAAAAACCATTAAACATGGAATTATATGAATTATATAACGAAATAGAAATCTAA